The Pyxidicoccus sp. MSG2 DNA segment CCACGTCCACGGCCACGACCGCGTTGCTGGAGAGCGAGGCGCTCCCGTAGTTGACCTCCGACTGGACGCTGGCGTCGCCGTTCCCCAGGAAAACGGAGAGCGAGCCGGAGGGGGTCAGGATCGATCCGGATTCGGCGTTGGCCACCAGGATGTCGAGCTTGCCGTCGCCATTCACATCGGCGACCGCCGGGGCCAGCGGGCTGTGGTTCGCGGGGGAGCTGACCGGCGTGCCGGGGACCTGGCCGGGGGGGGCGGCCTGGCAGGTGGCGTTCGAGCAGATCTGGCCCGTCGAGCACACGATGCCGCAGGCGCCGCAGCTATCGGCGTCGCTCTGGAGGTTCACCTCGCAGCCGTCGGACGAGTCCCCGTTGCAGTCCCCGAGGGTGCCGGCGCAATCCTGGCAGTTGTTCCCCTCGTAGGTGGGCGCGCACTCGCAGGTGTAGCTACCCACGCCGTCGATGCAGGTGCCACCGTTCAGGCACGGGCTTGCGGCGCACTCGTCGATGTTGGTGCAGGTCACGCCGTCGCCCTCGTACCCCGCGTTGCAGGCACAGGTGAAGGAGCCCGCGGTGTTGGTGCAGGTGGCGTTCTCGTTGCAGTTGTCGGTACCGGCGGCGCACTCGTTGACGTCGGTGCAGGTCACGCCGTCGCCCTCGTACCCCGCGTTGCAGGCGCAGGTGAAGGAGCCCGCGGTGTTGGTGCAGGTGGCGTTTTCGTTGCAGTTGTCGGTACCGGCGGCGCACTCGTTGACGTCGGTGCAGGTCACGCCGTCGCCCTCGTACCCCGCGTTGCAGGCGCAGGTGAAGGAGCCCACGGTGTTGGTGCAGGTGGCGTTCTCGTTGCAGTTGTCGGTACCGGCGGCGCACTCGTTGACGTCGGTGCAGGTGCCGCTCTGGCACGTGAGGCCGTCGCAACAGGGGACCGTGGCGTCGCACGGCGCGTTCACGGCCAGGCAGCCCTGGCCGCTGCACGTCGGGTCGTAGAGCGGCGAGGTCGGGTCGAGGCTGGTGACGAAGTCGCCGTTGTGAGCGCTGTGCGCGTTGATACACGCCTGCTCGCTAACACGGACGATCGTGTAGGGATGACTCGTCGAGCCGGTCTTGTGGCAGAGCTGGACCTTACCGTTGACATCGAAGTAATCGCACTGCTCGGCGGTGAGGGCGGAGTCGGCCGAA contains these protein-coding regions:
- a CDS encoding FG-GAP-like repeat-containing protein; the protein is MKHKSISRLVMLAGAGLLGLIGGCSPISDGDNDAYVGSADSALTAEQCDYFDVNGKVQLCHKTGSTSHPYTIVRVSEQACINAHSAHNGDFVTSLDPTSPLYDPTCSGQGCLAVNAPCDATVPCCDGLTCQSGTCTDVNECAAGTDNCNENATCTNTVGSFTCACNAGYEGDGVTCTDVNECAAGTDNCNENATCTNTAGSFTCACNAGYEGDGVTCTDVNECAAGTDNCNENATCTNTAGSFTCACNAGYEGDGVTCTNIDECAASPCLNGGTCIDGVGSYTCECAPTYEGNNCQDCAGTLGDCNGDSSDGCEVNLQSDADSCGACGIVCSTGQICSNATCQAAPPGQVPGTPVSSPANHSPLAPAVADVNGDGKLDILVANAESGSILTPSGSLSVFLGNGDASVQSEVNYGSASLSSNAVVAVDVDGDGWLDAVTVNGQTNLLLINGNISVYKNLGPSAPGTFGAPTSFTTGTPGSVHLCTGDFNHDGVADIATTSVTLSQVSVLFGTGAGSFGAPTFIGIPNTGGVQSTIACRDLNSDGFSDLVVTSPASARLSVLINQGNGSFAAPVSYSNSANGQTAGIAFGDANGDGTLDILSNGAAGRFLFFFKGNGNGTFASGAQSAAAATTAANSALGVVADDFNGDGKLDAYILVTTASGGVRPMTGNGNGGFTSGTVVTTGASPGLNAIATADMDADGYADLILTNRGSGTVTVVPNGL